The genomic stretch GTCGCGGCAGCCCCTCGCTGGCTGCCTGTCCGAGAAAATGCTTCACCAGAGCGCCGATGTCCTCGCGCCGCTCTCTCAAGGCAGGGAGCGGGATAGGCACTACGTTGAGGCGGTAGAACAAGTCCTCGCGGAACCGACCGTCCTCGATCATAGGCGCCAGGTCTCGATTGGTCGCCGCGATTATGCGCACGTCGACGCCGATTTCCTGCCGCCCGCCGACGCGCCGGATACGCCCCGATTGCAGAGCCCGCAGCAGCCGGGTCTGCGCATCGGGTGGCATATCGCCGATCTCGTCGAGGAACAGCGTGCCGCCGTTGGCCTGCTCGAATTTACCGATCTGCTGGCTGACTGCCCCGGTGAAGGCGCCGCGTTCATGACCGAACAATTCGCTTTCGAGAAGTTCGTGCGGGATCGCCGCCATATTCACCGCGACGAAGGGGCCGGTCTTGCGTGCGCCAAGCTGGTGAATGGCTTCCGCGACCAGTTCCTTGCCGGTGCCGCTCTCACCCGTGACCAGCACAGTCAGGTCGTTGCGCAGAACACGCGTGATCATCCGGAACACGCTCTGCATCGCAGGGCTGCGGCCGATCAGCGGCAGGGCGCTGTCTTCCTCGTCCCCTGGGGCACTGACCGACGGCCGGTTGGCCACGGCCTGCCGCACGGCCTGAGTCAGTTCGTCAAGATCGAAGGGCTTGGGGAAATATTCGAACGCGTGACTGTCGCTCGCGCGCACGGCGGTATCGAGCGTGTTCTGTGCCGACAGGACGATCACCGGCATATCGGGAGCCAACTCGCGCACGTGGTCGATCGACGCCAACCCGTCGCCGTCTTCCAGCATGACGTCGGTCAGCATGACGTCGAAGTGTCTCACTCCGACGAGTTCGTCTCTCCTGGCAAGGCTTTCGCAGGCTGTGACGTCATAACCTTCTTCACGTAAAGCTTCGCTGATTACTGTCGCAATCGCACGGTCGTCTTCGACCAGTAGGACGGCATGGCTCATTATGTCCCCCTAACCCGCCACCGGCAGGTTTATGCGAAAATGGGTAAGTCCATTGCGCTCGTCGCGCTCGTGGCCGATGCGCCCGCCCATATCGCGCACGAGTTTCCGCACGAGTGCGAGGCCCAGACCCTGTCCCTGTGGTTTGCTGGAAACGAACGGTTCGAACACATGATCACGGATTGCCTCGTCAATGCCTGCGCCTGCATCGGTGACTGTAATCTCGATAGGCAACCGGGTAGCTTTCCCAAGCCGGATCGCGCTGAAGACCAATCCACTGACGAACCGCGTGCGCACGGTGACCTGCGGAGCGTCCAGTTTGGCGCTCGCATCGCAGGCATTGGCGATGAGATTGATTAGTACCTGTTCAAGCGCAGCCTGGTCGGCCGCGACCGGAGGCAGCGACGGATCGAATTCCTCGATAAGTTCACAGCCTTCGATGCGACCCGCACGAACCGTTGCCATCGCATTGCGGATAGCCTCGTGCAGGTTGCAATCACCGACCACGGTGACGGGCTTGCTACCGAGTTGCTGCATGCGATCGATCAGTTCCGCAATGCGGTCC from Qipengyuania profundimaris encodes the following:
- a CDS encoding two-component system sensor histidine kinase NtrB → MSGASSAPDAAAQIAGLIFAVLLIDADGMIVEANAAAEDMLDSSAQRLIGKRLTDVVDLADHRVRSSLDRSDVQMIARGVSFATKYRDRRINLTSSPLHNHPGWRVLTLSDVGQGDTGAADDERMELRAPAVLAHEIKNPLSAIRGASQLLARRVEGRDKPLARMILGEVDRIAELIDRMQQLGSKPVTVVGDCNLHEAIRNAMATVRAGRIEGCELIEEFDPSLPPVAADQAALEQVLINLIANACDASAKLDAPQVTVRTRFVSGLVFSAIRLGKATRLPIEITVTDAGAGIDEAIRDHVFEPFVSSKPQGQGLGLALVRKLVRDMGGRIGHERDERNGLTHFRINLPVAG
- the ntrC gene encoding nitrogen regulation protein NR(I); this encodes MSHAVLLVEDDRAIATVISEALREEGYDVTACESLARRDELVGVRHFDVMLTDVMLEDGDGLASIDHVRELAPDMPVIVLSAQNTLDTAVRASDSHAFEYFPKPFDLDELTQAVRQAVANRPSVSAPGDEEDSALPLIGRSPAMQSVFRMITRVLRNDLTVLVTGESGTGKELVAEAIHQLGARKTGPFVAVNMAAIPHELLESELFGHERGAFTGAVSQQIGKFEQANGGTLFLDEIGDMPPDAQTRLLRALQSGRIRRVGGRQEIGVDVRIIAATNRDLAPMIEDGRFREDLFYRLNVVPIPLPALRERREDIGALVKHFLGQAASEGLPRRQITDDAIAALAARRWPGNVRELRNVVFRLALLAREDIIDVDSVADTIGTEISTGSGAPDSGFSAAIDGWLAENGNSHGTLYHAVLASFEKPLFEHALRMTEGNQLRAAQLLGINRNTLRKRLGELDIAPEVFARRR